CCGTCATTTCTGGATAGGTGAACTCCATCCAGGAGTTGCAGGCAAAGGCGACGTCGTTGTGGTTCACGTCCGACGTCATCTCAATGTCCTGCGTGACCAGCATCTCAATGTTTGGATCCACGTTGCGCACCATATCGTAGTGGTGCTTAGCATTATTGAGTACGTTCACGTTGGCCACCCAGCGCGTCTTGCTCGGGGTTGGCATGTGGGTTTTGCCGGTGAACACCTTACGTCCGTACTTCGGGGTGTTGACGATCAGCGCCGTGTCACCATGGTTCCAGTACCCGACTTCCTCACCATAATAGTAGGACTTGGTCTTAATTTCCTTGCCGTGCGCGTTTGGATCCTTGGTGATGTTGAACGGATCCTCACCGGTATGCACACCGAGACCACCGCCCGACCAGGGGGTCGCCGTCCAGACACCCGCTTTGTAGTTGCCGGCCCAGGTATGCTGGCCGGTGCCAAACTTGCCCACGTTGCCGGTGATGATCAATACCATCGCCGCCGCCCGGGCAAAAATCGTCTGATGGAAGTAGTGGCAGGTGCCTTCCCCGTTGTGAATGGCGGCCGGCTTGATCGTGCCGCTATCCCGCGCCCACCGGACGATGAGGTCCTTCGGGCAGCGGTTTACTTGATGCACCGTATCCAGATCGTAATCCTGGAAGTGCACGAGGTACATCTGCCAAACCGGCATGACGTCCACCTCGCGGCCGTTGAGTAGCTTGACGCGGTAGCTACCCGTGAGGGCTGCATCGATGCCGCTATTGGTATAGTGCCATCCTACTTGCTCGCGGTGCAGCGGCACCGCCTGATTCTTCGCCTGGTCCCAGACCATCATCCCACCCAAGCGCTCGATCTGTTCGGGCTTCAGCGTCTGCACCCGCCCCGAGTAGCTCTTGGAGAAATCCGGAAGTTGATAGCCCTGAATAACATCCCTTGGATCCAGGTATTGCAGTGTGTCCGTGCGCACCAGAATCGGGCTATCCGTGTAGCCCTTCAGGAAATCGGTATCGTGCATGTTCTCGTCGATGATGATCTTCATCGCCCCGCAGAACAGCGCGCCGTCGGATTCCGGCCGCACCGGCATCCAGTAGTCCGCGCGATAGGCCGTCGGGTTGTACTCCGGCGTGATGACGACCACGCGAGCACCGCGCTCGATGCACTCCAGTTTCCAGTGCGCTTCCGGCATCTTGTTCTCGACAAAGTTTTTGCCCCAGCTCGTGTTGAGCTTGGAGAAGCGCATGTCGGAGAGATCGATATCGGAGCCCTGGGCGCCCGACCACCATGGATGCGCCGGGTTCTGGTCGCCGTGCCAGGTGTAGTTCGACCAATACCGACCACCCTGCGCTTGATTTTGGTCTACTTTGCGGATCCACGTGTCCAGCAGCGCGCCAACACCACCGTTAAACCGGGTGATACCCATCTTTCCGATGATGCCGAGCACAGGCATGCCGGCACGGAATTTCATTGTCCGGGTCCCTGCACCTTTCATCATTTCAATCATCTCTGGCGCATAACCCTGCTCGCGCAGCCTCCGCGCACCCGCCTCACCGCTGTACCGCTGCCCGATGACTACAAACGCCTTGGCGATATAGGTGAAGGCCGTATCCCAGGACACGCGCATCATGTCGTCCAGGAAGCGCGCGTTGAACTTATACTTGTTCTTGACCTCCGGGGTCAGCTCCGGCGAGCCGGCATCCATCCACTCCTTCCAGCCTTTGCGCATCAACGGGCCCTTCAAGCGATAGGGGCCATACACGCGCCGGTGGAAGGTGAACCCCTTCAAGCACATGCGCGGGTTATGGGCAAACGTCCCGCGGTTGCCGTAGAGATCTTCATAGGTCTGGTGGTCGTAGTTCTGTTCAACCCGCATAACCACGCCGTTGCGGACAAATGCACGAATGCGACAGGCATGCGTGTCATTCGGCGAGCAGCACCACGTGAAGGATGAGTCATAGCGATACTGGTCATGATAGACCCGCTCCCATGACCGGTCTGGATAATCGCCGAGGGGGTTGCCCACCTCGATCACCGGCTGCAGTGCGGTCAGGGCCAGTGCCTTGTCGGCAATCGCGGCTGCGGCGACCGTTCCTGCGGAGACCTTCAAAAATTGACGCCGTGACAGAAACATTGTGCCTACCTCCTACGTTAAAAAACTACCTAACCGTGGCTCTTCGAATTGACTTGTTTGCATTACGCAATAACATAATGGCACACGGTAATAAGCAATATCTGAACCAAGGTTTCATTTGAATTTCAGCTTTCGAATATTCTCATTTAAGTCATTGAATATTAAAATAAATTAGATGATTTAGCATTCTTTTTTTGCTGCGCCTTGAGTTTGCCGTTTGATCCGATTTGGTGTCTTTATTTATACTGAGAATCGTCGTAGTATTTAAAATCATCAATAAATCAACTTTTTACACGCTTTATGACGATTGCTACGAAATAGTAACATACTTCCCATGTGTAACTTTGGATCACTGCGTATTTCGAGAATCTTGGCGTTCGGTACATATTTCATGTAATTGTTTTTGTGATTTTGGGTTTGCTTTGGCTCGTATGAGTACTGCGTTTGCACCAAGCGCCTTGTCTTGACAGTGGGATACTGTCCCAGTACAATCCGCCACCTTCAGGGTTTCTGAGAAGGGCGGGAATAGCTCAGTGGTAGAGCATCGCCTTGCCAAGGCGAGGGTCGCGGGTTCAAATCCCGTTTCCCGCTCCATTTTTAGGCCGTATGGCCCCTCCAAATCAACCGACAGTTGTGCATAAGTCTGCCTAGAGTATGAGCAGCGCTGAGCCCCTTGCAAAAACCATTATCTACTGGGAACGGGAGTATTCAACCGCCTTTCCGCCTGAACGCCTGAAGCTCGATTTCGCCCCTCATCGCCCGCTCATGTCTCAGATGAGCCTCGACGAACAACGTTCGTTGGCAGGCGGCGGCTACAAAGTCATCCCGGACGACTGCGGACCCGTTCGAACGGTGGGGCAATACGGATGGTTGATCCGCTCACCCGCTGATTGCAAAATTCGCCGGACCGCTGATGGGGTGAAGTGGCAGGCCCCGCCCATTCTACCTGAGGAGCGAATACTTGGTTTCAAATCCTTTTCTGGAACTTACATTGATTTAATTCTAAACAGCGGTTTTCCCAAGTTGTGTTGCGGCATCCGTTTTTATTACCCCAAACATGTTGGCATGATGATGAAAGACATACCCAACCATTTTTATCATCTGCCGGAGCGAACGTTTTTCGTCTGGGAGGGAGTCAAAACGCAGGAGTATAAAACTACGCCCAACCCCTACGACTTTCTGTCTGACTACGACGCCTTCACTACGAACTTTCTTCTGCAATTGACCAAACCTACTACGATCAAACGGGGCGACCCGATCGGCATCGTCGTGCCCATCATGCTGCCGAAACAGTTCGCGCTAGAAGAGCTCACGCATCCGTCACGCTGAATGGCAGGGCTGAAAATTGATCAGTATCGTTTGGGGACTGCACAAACCCGGGCCGGCCGATGTTGGGCGCAGGGAAGCGTTTCTGGAAGAGTGATTCTGCGGGACGGCCCTACTGCCCCTCATCCCTCAAAATGGAAACCCGGCCGCTGGCGAGGCCGGCAGGAAAGCGAAAAAAGTCTACCGGCTGCCCCCGGGACCGTCAATTTCACTTCGCCCTGCGCGAGGGTTGGCTGTCTACCCTTCGGGCACCAGAATCAAGCACCAGGGCGGCGTCTCCTCGACCATGTTCTTGAACCGGCGGGCGGTGGAACTGGCTGGCATCTCAGGAAAGACGGCGCCGCGGCGGATTTCCACGGAACGGAAGCGATAGGTTCCTGCTGGGCCCAGCACGCGGGGCAGAGCGGATCGCAAGGCCATGATGTTGGCCAACTGTACGGATTCGCCCTCAGGCAACGCCATCAGCTGGGAATGAATGGGGCCAAACGTTTTCGCGAGCACGGCTGGAGCAAAGACCGTGTCAGCCGGCCGCATGGCCGGGTTATCTACCAGTTGCGAGAGCACTTCCCAAAAGACTTCACTGTCCACAGCAGCTAGCACGCAGAGTTCGCCGCGCTGCGCCATGACTTCCAGCAAGGCCAGCGGGCCGCGAATCTCAAATTTCCACGGTGGAAACAACAGGGCCCGTCCGCGATGTAGCACTTCGAGTGCGTCTTCATTGCCTTCACGCACGAGCTTGAACCCCCCCTTGGTCTGTCGTAAGTAGCAATCGATCACCGGCTTAGACAATCGTGTCGGTTCCAGCGCAAACGTCGGCGTGGCTGGCGCATGACAGGTGACAACGGTGTAGCGGGGGAGCAATTCAGGCAATGGGGCAAGCATGTCCATGCCGCCCCAAAATTGAAATTCAAGCCCCTTGGCCTGTTGCCACCGTCCGAGTCGACCCGGGTCCGCGTGCAACGGCCCACCAAACATTGAACCGGGTTTGAGCCGGTCCACTCCATGCAAAATAAGGGAAGCGTTGCGCGCCTGTAGGCGCGGCAAATACTGCACGGCCAGCTCATCGAGAAACGACAGATCGCCCGCACCCAGATCTAGCAGCGACGGGGCAGCGTTCTGCAACAACAGGTCATACGGATTGCGGTGTTGCCGTAGAAATTCCTCAATGGCTTGCGGAGAGTGCGTCATCGCGGCGCAGCCTAACGTCCGCTTCGGCACGCGTCAAGCCATCCCAAGTTGCCTGTTTCCTTCCAGAGAATCGTCAGGTACAATGGGCAGCGTGTTTCATGCAGGAGGATCGCATGGCCGACGAACCCGTCATTGCGCAACGCACGCCGTATATCTTGGAGATCGGTCCTGGCAAGTTTTATTGGTGCCGTTGCGGCAAATCGAAGAACCAGCCCTTCTGCGACGGCTCGCACACCGGCACATCATTCTCACCCATGGAAGTGGAATTGACCGAAAAGAAGCGGGTCGCCTTCTGCGGGTGCAAGCACACGAAGAAGCCGCCATACTGCGACGGCTACCACTCCAGGCTGTAGTAGCCTGAAAGGGTTGTGTATAAAAGTTACGGCCGAGGCCCTTCTTCTGCCTGCTTTCCCTGAACTTCAGCCTAATTTTTTTAGTGCTCCGTCATGAACCACCCGGCGATGGAGAGTCGTCGGTTCTCACCGGCTAATTGATCCACCCGCGCCACGCGGTGAAACCGCGGCACCGTGAAGAATACGACGCTACCGGGCGTGGGCATGATGCAGTGCGACGCCGTGAGCACCGAACGGTTGCCAGTGCCTTGAGCTTGATTATAGACAATGAGTTCACCACCCCAATCAGGCTCCCACGTCGCGTGAAAATAGGCCACCATTGCGATGCGGCGCGTCGGCTTCACTGTGCCGGTCAGTGCATAGGCGTCATCCGTATCGTCGTGGGTAGGTAAACAGTCCCCGGCCGCGTAGGAATAGTAACTGAACGACAGCTGTCGCCCCTTAATGCTCGGAAACGACTCCATATACGAAGCCAGGCAGGGCAGGGAGAGGCGGTCCAAGAGTTTCGCGCCCTCCGGACCGGCGATCGGTGCCTTGGCCCAGTTACCCGCGTTGGGAAACGCCCGCGCCACAGCGGGCATCTCGCTGAGCGAAGTCCACGACTGGCGGTTCATCGCCGCCCGCCATTCAGTCAGCTCCGTCTGCGACCAGACGTCTTCCAGAATCAGCACCGGATCCTTGTGGAAGGAAAACGATTGCGGGTGGAAGTCGCGAAACCGTGCGCGCAAGTGCGATGGGGTCCAAATGACTCGAGTTGATTGAACAGTCTCGTAAATAATTGTATGGAGGCCCTGCTGGAAAGTCAACCGAGGTGCGGCTTCCATCAATTCCTTGTCTCCCTGACTCTGCGCAGCACTGGCGCGCTGTCCGTCATTTGAAAGCAGCCGACCCCGTCATGCGAAGAAGTCATTGAGACGCTGACGACTATCCGGGGCATCGGCCGCTGGACGGCGAAATGTTTTTGATGTTTTCGTTAAATCGACGGGATGTCCTGCCTGTGGAGGGTCTCGGTATCAACAAGGCGATCCAGAAGGCCTACGGATTCCGCGTGCTGCCGAAGCCGGCGACGATGAAACGCATTGGTCGCCCCTGGCATTCCCACGAAACGATCGCCTACGGGTATCTCTGGAGAAGTTTGTGATGACGGTGCGCTCAGGAGGGTTCCGGCTTTGCGGTAAGCTTCATCACCAATACATAGAGCGCACTGAGCATCAGTGCGAATCCGCCGATGAGCCAGGATCGTTGCCGCAGGATCTGCACTAATAAGGATGGGTCATTGATCAGCTCCGGCTGGTCGCCCAGAAGATTTCCGCCGAACCAGGCCAGGACCCAGCACCAGAGACTCGCTCCTATAATAGTCATGGCACTGTAGAGGCCGAAGGGCATGCGGACGAGGCCGGCCGGAATGCCGATCAGATGCCGCACGACCGGCATGAGTCGCGCAAAAAAGACGCTGCCGGCCTCGTAGCGCGCCAGCCAGCGTTCTGCGCGCAGCACCTTGTCTTCCGGACAGAAGACCAGATAGCCGTATGTCACGAGTAGGGGCCGGCCCAGCCACCGCGCCGCCCAGTAGGTGGCCGCCGCGCCGAGATAACTGCCCAGCGTGCCGGCTAGGACAACTCCCCAAAAATCATAGCGGCCCTGCGCTGCCCAATAGGCGGCGGGCGGGATCACAATTTCACTGGGAATTGGCACGATGGAGCTTTCCAGGGCCATCAAGATAATGATGCCTGGGTAGCCCCAGTCATGCACCCACTGAAACCAAATCCCGACCCACTGCGCCATGCCGTTTTTCCGTATCTCCAAGGAGGTGTGTGGATTGTACTCGCTGAATAACCCGCCCGCTACAAAAAGTTCTTGCTTGATCCGACGGGAGTTCAGTAGAATCCGACCCATCGGTATGGCTGGTTTCCCGAGCCAGAACTTTTAAGGGGAGGGGTGGTTCAATGAGCAGAATTCTCGCAGCGATGGCAGTGGTGCTGCTGAGCGTATCCCAGGCTCTGGCCAATGAGCCCAAGGGCGGCGCGCCGGACTACAGTGGCGTTACGGGTCTCTACTATACGATTATTGCGCTGATCCTCGGCTACGGCGTCTACGATACGTTCTTCAAGAAGAGCTGATCCTCTTGCTTCGCTAGCACCTTCACGTGTCTCCTGTCCGGATTCACCCCGGACAGGGGTTCGGACGTCGTCCCGCTTCGCTCATCAGCCCAGTTTCTACAGCAGGGGCTTCAGCGCGTCGAAGATGTGGTCCGCAATAATGCGGTACCCCGCGTTGGTTGGATGGATGCCGTCGGCCTGGTTCAGTGCTTCTTGGGCGGCAACCCCGTCCAGAAAAAACGGCATGAGTGGGATGCGATATTTCTTTGCCACAACGGGAAATACCGCAGCAAAACGCTCCGTATACTCCTTCCCAAAATTCGGCGGCAGTTTCATGCCCGCCAGCACGACCGTCACGCCGGCCGACTGCAACCGGTGCACAATAGTTTCAAGATTAGCTTGTGTCTGCGCTGGATCGATCCCCCGCAGACCGTCGTTGGCGCCCAGTTCCACAATCACAATGGCCGGCTTACTGTTCAACGCCCACTCGACCCGCCGGACGCCACCTGCCGTTGTATCCCCGCTGACGCCAGCATTGATCACGCGATAGCGATAGCCGGCTGCCTCCAGGCGCCGCTGAAGTTGCGCCGGATAGGTCTCCTCGGGCGACACCCCCAGACCGGCGGTAAGACTGTCCCCGAACGCGACAATCTTCGGACGATCTTCGCGCACGGCGGCGGTGCTGCGCCCCGGCTGGCTCGTCACGTCGGTGCCCATCCGCTGCCCAAACCCGTCGCGGGGCGGGCCAGACGACGAGGATGCCGACTCGGACGCCGGCTCACATCCGAGGAGCCCCGCCAGCAGAATCAGCCTGGCGACAAAGCCAGAATATGAAAGAAAGGGAACGGCACCGATCATGCTAATATAATACTGGTC
The Nitrospira sp. DNA segment above includes these coding regions:
- a CDS encoding twin-arginine translocation signal domain-containing protein, which produces MFLSRRQFLKVSAGTVAAAAIADKALALTALQPVIEVGNPLGDYPDRSWERVYHDQYRYDSSFTWCCSPNDTHACRIRAFVRNGVVMRVEQNYDHQTYEDLYGNRGTFAHNPRMCLKGFTFHRRVYGPYRLKGPLMRKGWKEWMDAGSPELTPEVKNKYKFNARFLDDMMRVSWDTAFTYIAKAFVVIGQRYSGEAGARRLREQGYAPEMIEMMKGAGTRTMKFRAGMPVLGIIGKMGITRFNGGVGALLDTWIRKVDQNQAQGGRYWSNYTWHGDQNPAHPWWSGAQGSDIDLSDMRFSKLNTSWGKNFVENKMPEAHWKLECIERGARVVVITPEYNPTAYRADYWMPVRPESDGALFCGAMKIIIDENMHDTDFLKGYTDSPILVRTDTLQYLDPRDVIQGYQLPDFSKSYSGRVQTLKPEQIERLGGMMVWDQAKNQAVPLHREQVGWHYTNSGIDAALTGSYRVKLLNGREVDVMPVWQMYLVHFQDYDLDTVHQVNRCPKDLIVRWARDSGTIKPAAIHNGEGTCHYFHQTIFARAAAMVLIITGNVGKFGTGQHTWAGNYKAGVWTATPWSGGGLGVHTGEDPFNITKDPNAHGKEIKTKSYYYGEEVGYWNHGDTALIVNTPKYGRKVFTGKTHMPTPSKTRWVANVNVLNNAKHHYDMVRNVDPNIEMLVTQDIEMTSDVNHNDVAFACNSWMEFTYPEMTVTVSNPWVQVWKGGIRPLYDTRNDLDTGAGVAAKLAEITGDQRMKDYFHMVYINRVDVYVQRMLDASSTMYGYNADTMLKSEKGWMVMVRTYPRHPFWEETNESKPMWTRSGRYENYRIEPEAIEYGENFVAHREGPEATPYLPNAILTTNPYVRPDDYGIPITAQHHDDKTVRNIKLPWAEIKRHSNPLWEKGYQFYCVTPKTRHRVHSQWSVNDWVQIYESNFGDPYRMDKRTPGVGEHQLHINPQAAKDRGINDGDYVYVDGNPVDRPYRGWKPSDPYYKVARLMIRAKYNPAYPYHVTMAKHAPYVATAKSVKGHETRPDGRAIAVDTGYQSNFRYGAQQSFTRNWLMPMHQTDSLPGKHAVAWKFKWGYQVDHHAINTVPKECLIRITKAEDGGIGARGPWEPVRTGFTPGQENEFMIKWLKGEHIKIKV
- a CDS encoding CDGSH iron-sulfur domain-containing protein, translating into MADEPVIAQRTPYILEIGPGKFYWCRCGKSKNQPFCDGSHTGTSFSPMEVELTEKKRVAFCGCKHTKKPPYCDGYHSRL
- a CDS encoding DedA family protein, which codes for MAQWVGIWFQWVHDWGYPGIIILMALESSIVPIPSEIVIPPAAYWAAQGRYDFWGVVLAGTLGSYLGAAATYWAARWLGRPLLVTYGYLVFCPEDKVLRAERWLARYEAGSVFFARLMPVVRHLIGIPAGLVRMPFGLYSAMTIIGASLWCWVLAWFGGNLLGDQPELINDPSLLVQILRQRSWLIGGFALMLSALYVLVMKLTAKPEPS
- a CDS encoding arylesterase codes for the protein MGTDVTSQPGRSTAAVREDRPKIVAFGDSLTAGLGVSPEETYPAQLQRRLEAAGYRYRVINAGVSGDTTAGGVRRVEWALNSKPAIVIVELGANDGLRGIDPAQTQANLETIVHRLQSAGVTVVLAGMKLPPNFGKEYTERFAAVFPVVAKKYRIPLMPFFLDGVAAQEALNQADGIHPTNAGYRIIADHIFDALKPLL